Proteins from one Syngnathus scovelli strain Florida chromosome 9, RoL_Ssco_1.2, whole genome shotgun sequence genomic window:
- the nr4a3 gene encoding nuclear receptor subfamily 4 group A member 3 isoform X1, with amino-acid sequence MSSFVVALILSSSRRSMTGCDTTDMPCVQAQYGPTHPGSAYSGQSFGYQGDGYASDLMTSDYTKLDLGGGEISAAAATTSLPSFNVFVDGGYEHKSSCLYQMPPHRPAIKKEEDSYPSAQLEALSSSAMYFKQSPPSTPTTPSMPPQPGTSFLWEDHSLVPPSHPHSMGSSLDAAGSLKSPRFPHFYQHSPPHSGGSVGGYENLGGLVRTSSSSSSSSTSVSHAHGPPMDQQPMYQLHRGAGGTSLAFRSLALGPCGPLLGDSLPSPPPRGPQGEGTCAVCGDNAACQHYGVRTCEGCKGFFKRTVQKNAKYVCLASKNCPVDKRRRNRCQYCRFQKCLSVGMVKEVVRTDSLKGRRGRLPSKPKSPLQTEVAPPSPPLSLISALLRAYSHCTPHDLDYSQFSAADPPSSSSDAEHIHLFYRLLTISMETTRCWADRLPGFSELQRDDQNLLIDSAFLELFVLRLAHRSMLSEDKLVFCNGLVLHRFQCLRGFGEWLDSIRDFSTHLQSLNLDASAFACLAALVLLTEQVPGLKDSKRVEDLQNKVICCLRDHLGCGPSSSSSKAAPALSRILGLRAELRSQRTQGLQRIFYLKLEDLVPPPPLIDRFLDTLPY; translated from the exons ATGTCTTCGTTTGTTGTCGCCTTAATTCTTTCATCGAGCCGCAGGAGCATGACGGGATGTGACACAACAG ACATGCCCTGCGTGCAGGCTCAGTACGGGCCCACCCACCCAGGCTCCGCCTACTCCGGCCAGTCCTTCGGCTACCAGGGCGACGGCTACGCTTCTGACCTCATGACCTCCGACTACACCAAGTTGGACCTGGGCGGCGGCGAGATCTCCGCCGCGGCCGCCACCACCTCGCTGCCCAGCTTCAACGTGTTTGTGGACGGGGGCTACGAGCACAAGTCGTCCTGCCTCTACCAGATGCCGCCGCACAGGCCCGCCATCAAGAAGGAGGAGGACAGCTACCCGAGCGCGCAACTGGAGGCCCTGTCCTCCTCCGCCATGTACTTTAAACAATCTCCCCCCTCCACGCCCACCACCCCTTCCATGCCCCCGCAACCCGGCACCTCTTTCCTATGGGAAGATCACTCCCTGGTCCCGCCGTCACACCCCCATTCCATGGGCTCCAGCCTGGACGCCGCCGGCTCCCTCAAGTCGCCCCGCTTTCCGCACTTCTACCAACACTCGCCGCCACACAGCGGGGGCAGCGTGGGGGGCTACGAGAATCTCGGAGGCCTCGTCCGCACatcttcctcctcgtcctcatcGTCCACCTCGGTCTCCCATGCTCACGGTCCGCCCATGGATCAGCAGCCCATGTATCAGCTGCACCGCGGGGCCGGGGGTACCAGCCTCGCGTTTCGTTCCCTGGCTCTCGGTCCTTGCGGCCCTTTACTCGGGGACAGCCTGCCCTCGCCCCCGCCACGAGGCCCCCAAGGAGAGGGCACCTGCGCCGTGTGTGGGGACAACGCGGCCTGCCAGCACTATGGAGTCCGCACATGTGAGGGCTGCAAAGGTTTCTTCAAG CGTACCGTGCAGAAGAACGCCAAGTATGTGTGTCTGGCTAGTAAGAACTGTCCTGTGGACAAGAGGAGACGAAACCGCTGCCAGTACTGCCGCTTCCAGAAGTGTCTGAGCGTGGGCATGGTCAAGGAAG TGGTACGCACCGATAGCCTGAAGGGGCGTCGAGGCCGTTTGCCTTCCAAACCAAAGAGCCCCCTGCAGACAGAAGTGGCCCCTCCCTCGCCACCCCTCAGCCTGATCTCCGCTCTGCTCAGGGCTTACTCGCACTGCACACCCCATGACCTTGACTACAGCCAG TTCAGCGCTGCcgaccctccctcctcctcctctgacgCCGAGCACATCCACCTGTTCTACAGGCTCCTCACCATTTCGATGGAGACCACGCGGTGCTGGGCCGACCGGCTGCCGGGCTTTTCCGAGCTGCAGCGGGATGATCAGAACCTGCTCATAGATTCCGCCTTCCTGGAGCTGTTTGTCTTGCGACTCGCTCACAG gtcGATGCTGTCAGAGGACAAGCTGGTGTTCTGCAACGGTTTGGTGCTGCACAGGTTCCAGTGCCTTCGTGGTTTTGGAGAATGGCTGGACTCCATTCGAGACTTCTCCACCCATCTCCAGAGTTTAAACCTGGACGCCTCCGCCTTCGCCTGCTTGGCTGCGCTTGTGCTGCTCacag AACAAGTTCCGGGCCTGAAGGACTCCAAGCGAGTGGAGGATCTGCAAAACAAAGTCATTTGTTGTCTCAGAGACCACCTGGGCTGCGGCCCCTCTTCCTCGTCGTCCAAGGCGGCGCCCGCCCTGAGTCGTATTCTGGGTTTAAGGGCAGAGCTGCGTTCCCAGAGGACTCAGGGCCTTCAGCGGATCTTCTACCTGAAGCTGGAGGACCTGGTGCCGCCTCCGCCCTTGATTGACAGGTTCCTGGACACTCTGCCTTACTGA
- the nr4a3 gene encoding nuclear receptor subfamily 4 group A member 3 isoform X3, with translation MNKRTQLLEQLQFVQLKCAPRDMPCVQAQYGPTHPGSAYSGQSFGYQGDGYASDLMTSDYTKLDLGGGEISAAAATTSLPSFNVFVDGGYEHKSSCLYQMPPHRPAIKKEEDSYPSAQLEALSSSAMYFKQSPPSTPTTPSMPPQPGTSFLWEDHSLVPPSHPHSMGSSLDAAGSLKSPRFPHFYQHSPPHSGGSVGGYENLGGLVRTSSSSSSSSTSVSHAHGPPMDQQPMYQLHRGAGGTSLAFRSLALGPCGPLLGDSLPSPPPRGPQGEGTCAVCGDNAACQHYGVRTCEGCKGFFKRTVQKNAKYVCLASKNCPVDKRRRNRCQYCRFQKCLSVGMVKEVVRTDSLKGRRGRLPSKPKSPLQTEVAPPSPPLSLISALLRAYSHCTPHDLDYSQFSAADPPSSSSDAEHIHLFYRLLTISMETTRCWADRLPGFSELQRDDQNLLIDSAFLELFVLRLAHRSMLSEDKLVFCNGLVLHRFQCLRGFGEWLDSIRDFSTHLQSLNLDASAFACLAALVLLTEQVPGLKDSKRVEDLQNKVICCLRDHLGCGPSSSSSKAAPALSRILGLRAELRSQRTQGLQRIFYLKLEDLVPPPPLIDRFLDTLPY, from the exons ATGAACAAGCGCACTCAGTTATTGGAACAGCTGCAGTTTGTCCAGTTGAAATGCGCACCTCGAG ACATGCCCTGCGTGCAGGCTCAGTACGGGCCCACCCACCCAGGCTCCGCCTACTCCGGCCAGTCCTTCGGCTACCAGGGCGACGGCTACGCTTCTGACCTCATGACCTCCGACTACACCAAGTTGGACCTGGGCGGCGGCGAGATCTCCGCCGCGGCCGCCACCACCTCGCTGCCCAGCTTCAACGTGTTTGTGGACGGGGGCTACGAGCACAAGTCGTCCTGCCTCTACCAGATGCCGCCGCACAGGCCCGCCATCAAGAAGGAGGAGGACAGCTACCCGAGCGCGCAACTGGAGGCCCTGTCCTCCTCCGCCATGTACTTTAAACAATCTCCCCCCTCCACGCCCACCACCCCTTCCATGCCCCCGCAACCCGGCACCTCTTTCCTATGGGAAGATCACTCCCTGGTCCCGCCGTCACACCCCCATTCCATGGGCTCCAGCCTGGACGCCGCCGGCTCCCTCAAGTCGCCCCGCTTTCCGCACTTCTACCAACACTCGCCGCCACACAGCGGGGGCAGCGTGGGGGGCTACGAGAATCTCGGAGGCCTCGTCCGCACatcttcctcctcgtcctcatcGTCCACCTCGGTCTCCCATGCTCACGGTCCGCCCATGGATCAGCAGCCCATGTATCAGCTGCACCGCGGGGCCGGGGGTACCAGCCTCGCGTTTCGTTCCCTGGCTCTCGGTCCTTGCGGCCCTTTACTCGGGGACAGCCTGCCCTCGCCCCCGCCACGAGGCCCCCAAGGAGAGGGCACCTGCGCCGTGTGTGGGGACAACGCGGCCTGCCAGCACTATGGAGTCCGCACATGTGAGGGCTGCAAAGGTTTCTTCAAG CGTACCGTGCAGAAGAACGCCAAGTATGTGTGTCTGGCTAGTAAGAACTGTCCTGTGGACAAGAGGAGACGAAACCGCTGCCAGTACTGCCGCTTCCAGAAGTGTCTGAGCGTGGGCATGGTCAAGGAAG TGGTACGCACCGATAGCCTGAAGGGGCGTCGAGGCCGTTTGCCTTCCAAACCAAAGAGCCCCCTGCAGACAGAAGTGGCCCCTCCCTCGCCACCCCTCAGCCTGATCTCCGCTCTGCTCAGGGCTTACTCGCACTGCACACCCCATGACCTTGACTACAGCCAG TTCAGCGCTGCcgaccctccctcctcctcctctgacgCCGAGCACATCCACCTGTTCTACAGGCTCCTCACCATTTCGATGGAGACCACGCGGTGCTGGGCCGACCGGCTGCCGGGCTTTTCCGAGCTGCAGCGGGATGATCAGAACCTGCTCATAGATTCCGCCTTCCTGGAGCTGTTTGTCTTGCGACTCGCTCACAG gtcGATGCTGTCAGAGGACAAGCTGGTGTTCTGCAACGGTTTGGTGCTGCACAGGTTCCAGTGCCTTCGTGGTTTTGGAGAATGGCTGGACTCCATTCGAGACTTCTCCACCCATCTCCAGAGTTTAAACCTGGACGCCTCCGCCTTCGCCTGCTTGGCTGCGCTTGTGCTGCTCacag AACAAGTTCCGGGCCTGAAGGACTCCAAGCGAGTGGAGGATCTGCAAAACAAAGTCATTTGTTGTCTCAGAGACCACCTGGGCTGCGGCCCCTCTTCCTCGTCGTCCAAGGCGGCGCCCGCCCTGAGTCGTATTCTGGGTTTAAGGGCAGAGCTGCGTTCCCAGAGGACTCAGGGCCTTCAGCGGATCTTCTACCTGAAGCTGGAGGACCTGGTGCCGCCTCCGCCCTTGATTGACAGGTTCCTGGACACTCTGCCTTACTGA
- the nr4a3 gene encoding nuclear receptor subfamily 4 group A member 3 isoform X2, producing MPCVQAQYGPTHPGSAYSGQSFGYQGDGYASDLMTSDYTKLDLGGGEISAAAATTSLPSFNVFVDGGYEHKSSCLYQMPPHRPAIKKEEDSYPSAQLEALSSSAMYFKQSPPSTPTTPSMPPQPGTSFLWEDHSLVPPSHPHSMGSSLDAAGSLKSPRFPHFYQHSPPHSGGSVGGYENLGGLVRTSSSSSSSSTSVSHAHGPPMDQQPMYQLHRGAGGTSLAFRSLALGPCGPLLGDSLPSPPPRGPQGEGTCAVCGDNAACQHYGVRTCEGCKGFFKRTVQKNAKYVCLASKNCPVDKRRRNRCQYCRFQKCLSVGMVKEVVRTDSLKGRRGRLPSKPKSPLQTEVAPPSPPLSLISALLRAYSHCTPHDLDYSQFSAADPPSSSSDAEHIHLFYRLLTISMETTRCWADRLPGFSELQRDDQNLLIDSAFLELFVLRLAHRSMLSEDKLVFCNGLVLHRFQCLRGFGEWLDSIRDFSTHLQSLNLDASAFACLAALVLLTEQVPGLKDSKRVEDLQNKVICCLRDHLGCGPSSSSSKAAPALSRILGLRAELRSQRTQGLQRIFYLKLEDLVPPPPLIDRFLDTLPY from the exons ATGCCCTGCGTGCAGGCTCAGTACGGGCCCACCCACCCAGGCTCCGCCTACTCCGGCCAGTCCTTCGGCTACCAGGGCGACGGCTACGCTTCTGACCTCATGACCTCCGACTACACCAAGTTGGACCTGGGCGGCGGCGAGATCTCCGCCGCGGCCGCCACCACCTCGCTGCCCAGCTTCAACGTGTTTGTGGACGGGGGCTACGAGCACAAGTCGTCCTGCCTCTACCAGATGCCGCCGCACAGGCCCGCCATCAAGAAGGAGGAGGACAGCTACCCGAGCGCGCAACTGGAGGCCCTGTCCTCCTCCGCCATGTACTTTAAACAATCTCCCCCCTCCACGCCCACCACCCCTTCCATGCCCCCGCAACCCGGCACCTCTTTCCTATGGGAAGATCACTCCCTGGTCCCGCCGTCACACCCCCATTCCATGGGCTCCAGCCTGGACGCCGCCGGCTCCCTCAAGTCGCCCCGCTTTCCGCACTTCTACCAACACTCGCCGCCACACAGCGGGGGCAGCGTGGGGGGCTACGAGAATCTCGGAGGCCTCGTCCGCACatcttcctcctcgtcctcatcGTCCACCTCGGTCTCCCATGCTCACGGTCCGCCCATGGATCAGCAGCCCATGTATCAGCTGCACCGCGGGGCCGGGGGTACCAGCCTCGCGTTTCGTTCCCTGGCTCTCGGTCCTTGCGGCCCTTTACTCGGGGACAGCCTGCCCTCGCCCCCGCCACGAGGCCCCCAAGGAGAGGGCACCTGCGCCGTGTGTGGGGACAACGCGGCCTGCCAGCACTATGGAGTCCGCACATGTGAGGGCTGCAAAGGTTTCTTCAAG CGTACCGTGCAGAAGAACGCCAAGTATGTGTGTCTGGCTAGTAAGAACTGTCCTGTGGACAAGAGGAGACGAAACCGCTGCCAGTACTGCCGCTTCCAGAAGTGTCTGAGCGTGGGCATGGTCAAGGAAG TGGTACGCACCGATAGCCTGAAGGGGCGTCGAGGCCGTTTGCCTTCCAAACCAAAGAGCCCCCTGCAGACAGAAGTGGCCCCTCCCTCGCCACCCCTCAGCCTGATCTCCGCTCTGCTCAGGGCTTACTCGCACTGCACACCCCATGACCTTGACTACAGCCAG TTCAGCGCTGCcgaccctccctcctcctcctctgacgCCGAGCACATCCACCTGTTCTACAGGCTCCTCACCATTTCGATGGAGACCACGCGGTGCTGGGCCGACCGGCTGCCGGGCTTTTCCGAGCTGCAGCGGGATGATCAGAACCTGCTCATAGATTCCGCCTTCCTGGAGCTGTTTGTCTTGCGACTCGCTCACAG gtcGATGCTGTCAGAGGACAAGCTGGTGTTCTGCAACGGTTTGGTGCTGCACAGGTTCCAGTGCCTTCGTGGTTTTGGAGAATGGCTGGACTCCATTCGAGACTTCTCCACCCATCTCCAGAGTTTAAACCTGGACGCCTCCGCCTTCGCCTGCTTGGCTGCGCTTGTGCTGCTCacag AACAAGTTCCGGGCCTGAAGGACTCCAAGCGAGTGGAGGATCTGCAAAACAAAGTCATTTGTTGTCTCAGAGACCACCTGGGCTGCGGCCCCTCTTCCTCGTCGTCCAAGGCGGCGCCCGCCCTGAGTCGTATTCTGGGTTTAAGGGCAGAGCTGCGTTCCCAGAGGACTCAGGGCCTTCAGCGGATCTTCTACCTGAAGCTGGAGGACCTGGTGCCGCCTCCGCCCTTGATTGACAGGTTCCTGGACACTCTGCCTTACTGA